Part of the uncultured Anaeromusa sp. genome is shown below.
TTGGGACGCGGCGGCGATCAGGTTGCGGCGTACTGTGACGGCAAGGTGCAGTTTTTTGGCGGCAAATCCAAGGCGGTGGAAAAGAATACCCGTGTTAAGGCGCGGACGGTGGCGCAGGCGGTGCGAAAAAGCATGCTGGATGCGTCCAACGTTTTGGTTATGGGCCATGTAGGGGAGGATTTCGACAGCTTGGGCGCTGCCATTGGCGTGGCTCGCATGGCGAGACACCTCAAAAAAGAAGTTCGCGTCATTGTTAGTCAGCCGGGCACAGCCAGCCGCAAGCTGGAAGAGCTTTTATCCGACTATAGCGAGTACGAGGGGCTCTTGGTCCCGGCGGACCAGGCGCAAGCTTTGGTCGAACCAGGCGTTTTGCTGGTGGTAGTGGATACGCATCGGCCGGGGCTGGTGGCGGCTCCGGAACTGCTGAGTCTGATTGAACGTACGATTGTCATTGATCATCATCGGCGCAGTGAAGATTTTATTTTAAATCCCTTTTTGGTATATTTGGAGCCGTCCGCTTCTTCGACCAGCGAAATGGTAGCGGAGCTTTTGATGTACTTTGATGAATCGGTGGAGTTGACTCGTTCGGACGCTACGGCGCTGTATGCCGGCATTGTAGTAGATACGAAAAGCTTTACCGTGCAGGCGGGAGTGCGCACGTTCGAGGCGGCGTCTTTTTTGCGGCGCGCTGGCGCCGATCCGGTGCTTGTGCGCTACTTGTTCCGTACGGATTTTGCCACTACCCAAGCCAAAGCGCGCATGATGGTGGATACGGAAATGCTGCCTGGCGGGGCGGCCGTATCGGTTTGTCCGTCGGACGTGCGGGACGCTCAGGTGGTGGCCTCGCAAGTGGCGGACGGGCTTTTAATGGTGGAAGGCGTGCATATGAGTTTTGTGCTCTTTCCTTATGAAGACGGCGTAGGCATTAGCGCTCGCTGTCAAGGGGACTGCAATGTACATGTGATTATGGAGCGCTTCGGCGGCGGCGGTCATCAGACGGTGGCCGGGGCGCAAATCCGCGGCGTTACGGCAGCGGACATAAAAATGCAGCTGGAGGAAATCCTCCGCGAGATAGCAAAGGAGAGTGCAGCAGATGAAAGTAATTCTGACGCAAGAAGTTAAAAAATTAGGTAAAAAAGGCGATATTATCGAAGTGGCGGAAGCTTATGCGCGCAATGTGCTGTTTCGGCAGCAGTTGGCTATTGAAGCTACCGCGTCGAATGTGAATACCGCCAAGCAGCAGTCGGCTGCTAAAGAGCATAAAGAACAACGCGCCCATGACGAAGCGAAAGTATTGGCTTCACAAATGACGAAGGTTAAAGTGAAGTTAGAAGTTAAAGTAGGCGAAGGCGGCAAGGTTTTTGGCGCGATTACGTCCAAGGACGTGGCGGATGCTTTGGTTAAGCAGCATGAGTTGGATGTGG
Proteins encoded:
- the rplI gene encoding 50S ribosomal protein L9, producing the protein MKVILTQEVKKLGKKGDIIEVAEAYARNVLFRQQLAIEATASNVNTAKQQSAAKEHKEQRAHDEAKVLASQMTKVKVKLEVKVGEGGKVFGAITSKDVADALVKQHELDVDKRKIEIKEAIKTVGIYPVTIKLHPEVSTQIQVEIVAAKA
- a CDS encoding DHH family phosphoesterase, which translates into the protein MKLIPDFWREARLYLIVALCLLALVGFYNLYLTLLGAFFLGALYLYGREQRYENQRELEAYIKKLAVQVGAAENYALEELPLAIAVIDQEGLVCWHNDRLLEWSEGRLHTGTRIDLLWPELLPNGWWGQAGEFTFMAGAHYYLVLHRPAEERMILYIQDMTEEEGRRLALKAALPAVAYVQIDNFDDVLQGLTESKRAELLAAVNKEIVDWVGGLKGFSKKYTRDIYLVMLGRGQLEKAMREKFDVLDRVRELHAGNRIPVTLSVGVATGEPSLAALGERAQIGLDVALGRGGDQVAAYCDGKVQFFGGKSKAVEKNTRVKARTVAQAVRKSMLDASNVLVMGHVGEDFDSLGAAIGVARMARHLKKEVRVIVSQPGTASRKLEELLSDYSEYEGLLVPADQAQALVEPGVLLVVVDTHRPGLVAAPELLSLIERTIVIDHHRRSEDFILNPFLVYLEPSASSTSEMVAELLMYFDESVELTRSDATALYAGIVVDTKSFTVQAGVRTFEAASFLRRAGADPVLVRYLFRTDFATTQAKARMMVDTEMLPGGAAVSVCPSDVRDAQVVASQVADGLLMVEGVHMSFVLFPYEDGVGISARCQGDCNVHVIMERFGGGGHQTVAGAQIRGVTAADIKMQLEEILREIAKESAADESNSDARS